The genomic window GCATAGATAAAGGAGTTACTCATTGACTTTTGACTTCCGCCGACCTGTACTAGGTATCCGAGAATCAAAGAAATCAGCAAACCCTCCACAAAAAACCAGATACATGGCTGAGTACGGTAAATGGCAATACAAAACCCATGAGGTATCCTTTAGAATTGAGCTAAAAAGATATATGAGGAGTCATAAAGATGCAAGGAACATACAATGCTGATAAGCGCAAATTGCTATCATCTTTGAGTCATGGGGCGATTTTCTTTAGTACCACCTTGTTTTCCATTGGAGTTCCCATTGTCATCAACTTACTTTCCGATGACCCGGTTGTCAAAAGCAATGCTAAAGAATCTATTAATTTTCACTTTAATGTTTGGTTTTGGGCAACAGTTATAGGTGTACCCCTAGGTATTATATCTTGGATAACCTTTGGTCTGGGCGGTATTTTGTTTTTCCCTGTGGTGGCTTTGGGTTTTGCACTGCATTGGGGATTGACAATTTGGGCTTTGTTTCATTGTCTTACCCAACCTGATGAACCTTTCCGTTATCCGTTTATTTTTCGACTCTTTTAAAATGACGCTGAGTTATCTGTGTTCAAATAAAGAGTGTAGAGACGCTATTTATCACGTCTCTACAAATAATCAATTTAAAAAGCCGTTTGACGTAATTGATTAGTCACTTTCTCAACAGTATTAATACTTGTGGGACTAATCAACCCGTCATGATGAAAAATATAAACTTGATTATTGCGAGTGGCTTTGAGTTGATTCCAAAAAGGTAACTTTTTAAAATCATCTGGATTTACGGTATCAGATTCCATAATAAATATCTTCTCTGGGTTAGCCGCTAATATTTGTTCTTGAGAAAGAGTCAAATAACCTTGAAACCTGGTATTAGCTTGTAAATCTGCTGTAACGTTTTTGTAATTAAACCTTTCTAGTAAATCTCCAGACCAACTATTTTTATTAGGCGATAATGTTGGCTGAATGCTAACTAATACGACAACAGATTTGCCATTTTCAGGGATTTGAGATATAAAAGATGCGTATTTATCTAAAATAGATTTAGGGTCAGCACCGATACGCCCAGCTAAATCTACTGTCAGATTTTTTAAATCTTGCCAATTTCGAGTCTCATGAGAAATTGTCTTAATTCCTAATTCCTTCAGTCTATTTAAGGCTTGACTTTGAAATGTTTCTGAACCAATCACTAAATCTGGTTTTAAAGCCACAATCTTTTCTAAATTAATATTCCCCCTACCACCAATTCTAGGTAATTCAGCAAATTTAGCTTGCGCCACGACATCAGTATATCTTCCAGAGGGAACGCCTAATAATTTGCTCTTATCCAAGTTGTAAATTAAATCTGCGGACAAAGGTGTTAGTGCTACAACTCTATTGGCTAATTGAATTGGTTGTTGTAAATTATTATCTAGATTCTTCTCTTGATTTGTAGCTGTGTTGTTATTTGGTTGACTGGAACAACCCACTAGATTAAGAGTTACGAAAAAAGTTGTTATCACAGCTATTAGATGTTTATTCATTAATCACCTCTTCAAAGAAATAAATCAAAATTTCCAAGTTAACCCAACAGCTAAATTTGTCCCAGGTTGAGCATATCGACCGCGTTGTGCTTCAAAAGCAGCAGCATTTCTATTGATAGTGCGGACATCAGCATACTGATAATATTCAGTATTAAATATGTTATAAACACCAGCAGTTAATGTGACATTACGACTGATATTGTAGTAACCAACAAAATCAACTAAGGTGTAAGCATCAGGTTCATAAAAATCGATTTTTCTCGTTGGTTGACCAGCATTTTGGACACTTGTTTGGTCATCTACTAATGCTTGTTCTCTTGATTTAGCTACAAAAGTGCCAATTAATTCTGCACCCCATGTATCACGAGGGGATTGATATCCTAAACCAATCACTACTTGTAATGGGTTAATGGTTGTTAAGGGAATATCTTTTGTTAAATCATTACCAATTTGCCATCCTAATACACCCTTTAAACTAAAACCACCAGGTTCTTTACTAAAGCGATAAGCAGTTTTAATTTCTAACCCATAAATTGCAGCGTCTGGTATATTCTGCGCTTGAAAAATCTGGAAAGGAATGGCTCTTCCCGCAGTTCTAAATGTTCCAAAATCATTCGGGTCAAAGCCAACAAAGGCTGAGGCTTGAATGAAATTACTATAGCGATTGTAGAAGCCAGTAATATCAAAATCGAACTGTTGAGACCGAGTACGTAATCCCAATTCAAAATTATTGCTAGTTTCCGCTTGTAAATTGGCGTTAGAAATACCTTTATGGGGTCGAAAAGGAATATCTGCACGGAAAGCAAAATTAAGTTCACTATAAAGTGGGGGACGGAATCCGCGAGAATATCGACTAAATAATGTTAACCCAGGGGATGGTTCATAGACGATTCCCAAGCTAGGAGAAATTGCAGATGTTGAATAATCTACTGCGTCTAACCCTTGCTGTTTTTGTGTAAATTCAGGGTTATTTGCTGTGGTTAAATTATAAACATCAAAGCGCAAACCAGGAATTAATTTCACCTGACCATCACCAAAGGCTATTTCGTTTTGTAAGTAAGTACCAAAGCGGAAAGTATCACTATCAGGAAAATCTTTCTGAGGAAAGCCAGGTGCAGTTACTCTTGTCCCAGTAGTGGTAATAAAGTTAAAGTAATTACGCTCGTTGTAAGTGTTAGAAATATCAAAACCATAAGTCAGGCGATTTTTGGTATTTCCTAAATTGAAATCACTGCGAAGTCGTAAATCTACTCCAAAAACTCTGTCGGCTAAATCCTTGTCTGCGGCTTCTCTTCTAATAGTTCCAGCACTGCGGACACTTCTATTACTATCTTCCTGTGTAATGGCATTTTGATAATAAATATGAGCGCGAGCAAATTGCAACCATGATGTACTATCAGGATTATCATATTGATACCCAAGACTAAATCTCTCACGAGTTGTTGTCACTTCTTCTTGTAAGTCTTGAGTTGCAGCTTCAAAAGCCATTCCTGGTAAATTCGCGGTGGAAAAGTTACTATCATTAACGTTGTTGAAATATTCTCCAGTTAACTCTAGAAAACTTTGCTGATTAAAGTTATAAGTTAATTTTCCCAGAAAGTTATTGCGAGTTCTATCTTGGTCATCTTGATAAATACTGTTTCCTCCAGCAACTTCTAACGAACCGCTATCTCGTCTGGTATAGATAAATAAAGTATCGATATTATCCAAACGGTTGGCTTGGGTAAATGTCCCAACAAATCCACTATCTTTGCTACTATATTGAGTGCGAAAACTGGTGTATGAATTTTTGCCAATACTATCTAACAAATTTCCAGTTCTAGCGGTTGCAAAATTAACTGTTCCACCTAAAGCGTCGCTTCCTAAAACTGCTGAATTATTTCCCCGGAATATTTCTAAAGCATTTAAAGTTTCAATATCTACAAAGTCTCTACCAAGACGAGTTGTACCATAGTTATATTCGTAAGGTAGACGAATACCGTCTACTTGCAAATTAACTCGGTTTCCACTCAACCCTCGCAAATTGATTCCTTGTAAACCACCGCGACTGTCATAGGGTACAGAAATCCCTGGTTCATAACGTAATAAGTCTCTAACATCTCGCGCTTGTTGTTTTTCTATTTGTTCCCTATTGATAATAGTCACGTTAGCAGGTGCTGTTTCATTTGGGTCACGAGTTCCCACAACGCTTAGTTCTATAGTGTCTTCTGGGTTCTTATTCTCTGTTGCTACTGTTTTGGGTATAGGAAGTATATTCAGCACTAATCCTTGCTGACTTTCTAGTTCTTCCACATTTGGTAATGTTCCATCTCCTGCAATTTTAATTTCTACTTCTGTAGGAGAGTTTTGAGTAATGCTAAGAGAATTGATTCCCTGAATTGGCTTATCTTTGATGAAGTTTTTACCATCATTCAGGTTCAGTTTTATATTCGTTAATTTAATAACTACGTCGGTATCATTTTCAATAATTTCGCCTTCAGGAATCTCTCCATTGGTAGTTTCTATAATTACTGTAATTCCTTGATCAATTTCCTGAACTCTGACGGCGGTTATTTCAATCAAATCGGTATTTTGTACCAGATTAACTTGAGGATTATTTACTGGTATATCTATCCCTGAAGCGGCTAGAGGAATTGTGATTATAAAAGATGTGGTCAATAAATAATAACTTAAAATTGGTGTTAGCTTGTTCATTGATTTTCCTCATAAAACAAATCGAGACGTGCAAAAATTACACCATTAATATGAATTAATGGCAAAGTAAAATTTGGCATAGGAAA from Nostoc sp. UHCC 0870 includes these protein-coding regions:
- a CDS encoding DUF4870 domain-containing protein, which encodes MQGTYNADKRKLLSSLSHGAIFFSTTLFSIGVPIVINLLSDDPVVKSNAKESINFHFNVWFWATVIGVPLGIISWITFGLGGILFFPVVALGFALHWGLTIWALFHCLTQPDEPFRYPFIFRLF
- a CDS encoding TonB-dependent hemoglobin/transferrin/lactoferrin family receptor, with translation MNKLTPILSYYLLTTSFIITIPLAASGIDIPVNNPQVNLVQNTDLIEITAVRVQEIDQGITVIIETTNGEIPEGEIIENDTDVVIKLTNIKLNLNDGKNFIKDKPIQGINSLSITQNSPTEVEIKIAGDGTLPNVEELESQQGLVLNILPIPKTVATENKNPEDTIELSVVGTRDPNETAPANVTIINREQIEKQQARDVRDLLRYEPGISVPYDSRGGLQGINLRGLSGNRVNLQVDGIRLPYEYNYGTTRLGRDFVDIETLNALEIFRGNNSAVLGSDALGGTVNFATARTGNLLDSIGKNSYTSFRTQYSSKDSGFVGTFTQANRLDNIDTLFIYTRRDSGSLEVAGGNSIYQDDQDRTRNNFLGKLTYNFNQQSFLELTGEYFNNVNDSNFSTANLPGMAFEAATQDLQEEVTTTRERFSLGYQYDNPDSTSWLQFARAHIYYQNAITQEDSNRSVRSAGTIRREAADKDLADRVFGVDLRLRSDFNLGNTKNRLTYGFDISNTYNERNYFNFITTTGTRVTAPGFPQKDFPDSDTFRFGTYLQNEIAFGDGQVKLIPGLRFDVYNLTTANNPEFTQKQQGLDAVDYSTSAISPSLGIVYEPSPGLTLFSRYSRGFRPPLYSELNFAFRADIPFRPHKGISNANLQAETSNNFELGLRTRSQQFDFDITGFYNRYSNFIQASAFVGFDPNDFGTFRTAGRAIPFQIFQAQNIPDAAIYGLEIKTAYRFSKEPGGFSLKGVLGWQIGNDLTKDIPLTTINPLQVVIGLGYQSPRDTWGAELIGTFVAKSREQALVDDQTSVQNAGQPTRKIDFYEPDAYTLVDFVGYYNISRNVTLTAGVYNIFNTEYYQYADVRTINRNAAAFEAQRGRYAQPGTNLAVGLTWKF
- a CDS encoding ABC transporter substrate-binding protein — its product is MNKHLIAVITTFFVTLNLVGCSSQPNNNTATNQEKNLDNNLQQPIQLANRVVALTPLSADLIYNLDKSKLLGVPSGRYTDVVAQAKFAELPRIGGRGNINLEKIVALKPDLVIGSETFQSQALNRLKELGIKTISHETRNWQDLKNLTVDLAGRIGADPKSILDKYASFISQIPENGKSVVVLVSIQPTLSPNKNSWSGDLLERFNYKNVTADLQANTRFQGYLTLSQEQILAANPEKIFIMESDTVNPDDFKKLPFWNQLKATRNNQVYIFHHDGLISPTSINTVEKVTNQLRQTAF